The nucleotide sequence TTCGTGTCGAGCCGGCGTGGCGACCTGGCGACGGTGCTCGACCTGATCGCCGACGACGCGATCTTCATGGTGGCCGGCAAGCCGCCGTTCGACAAGGCGGCGTTTGCGGCCGCGTCGCGCGACGCGAACGCCGGGGGCGGCAACGCGGCGACGATCGACGGCCGTTACCGGATCGACGAACTGCGCGTGCTGGGCGACTGGGCGTACATGCGCAATTTCATCGAGATCGAGGCGACCCCGCCGGGCGGCGAGACGATCCGCCGTTCGGGCCATACGCTGACGATCTTCCGCAAGGCCGACGGCCGCTGGCAGCTCGTGCGCGACGCGAATCTGGTGACGCTCGCGCAGTGAGCGCGGCGGTGCGCGCCGACGCTCATGCGGACGGCCGTGTCGCGCCCGCCGGCCGCGCACCGGCCAGCAACGGCGGGACGAGCAGATAAAGCAGCGCGGCCGCGGCCCAGACGAGCCCCGGCCACGTCGCGCGTGTCGCCGCATAGGTCGCGGTGACGACCAGCGGCCCCGCGACGCCGATCAGGCTCGCCACGCTCGCGAGCGCGCCTTGCAGTTCACCCTGGCGCGCATCGTCGACCTGCCGCGCGAGCATCGCCTGCAGGGCCGGCAGCGTCATGCCGCCCGCCGCGAACAGCGGCAGCAGCGCGAACGGTACCCACGCGGCGGTCGCGAACGCGATCGCCGCGAGCCCGAGCGCGTCGCCCGCGAGGCCCAGAGCCAGCGCACGGCGCTCGCCGAGCCGCGCGATCAGCGGCCCGATCGCGAAGGCCTGCGCGAGCGCGTGACACGCGCCGTACCCCGCCAGCGACAGCCCCGCGATCGGCGTCGACCAGCCGAAATGCTCCTGGCCGTACAGGATCCACAGTGTTGCCGGTGCCTGCGACACCAGCGCCACGATCACGTAAATGCCGATCAGCGGTGCGAGCGCGGGCGTGCCGGTCAGCTGTCGCAGGCTCGCGAACGGATTGAGCGCGCCAACCGCATGGCCTTCGCGGGCCGAACGCGGCCGTGATTCCGGCAGCGCGCGCCAGACCAGCACGAGATTGAGTGCGTTGAGCACGGCGGCCGCGACGAACGGTGCGCGCAGGTGCAGCGCGCCGAGCAGGCCGCCGATCAGCGGGCCGGCGATGAAGCCGATGCCCATCATCGCGCCGAGCTGGCCGAAGCGTCGTGCGCGATCGGGTTCGGCGGTGACGTCGGTGACGTAGGCAGTCGCGACCGCGACGTTCGCGCCGGTGATGCCCGCGATCAACCGCCCCACATAAAGCCAGGCGAGCGTCGGCGCGAGCGCCATCAGCAAGTAGTCGAGCGCGGCGCCCGCGAGCGACGCGAGCAGGACGGGCCGGCGGCCGAAGCGGTCGCTCAGCGCGCCGAGCAGCGGGGCGCACAGGAACTGCGCGAACGCGTACAGCGCGAGCAGGATCCCGTAATGGGTGTCGGTGCTGCCTGCGTCGGCGAGCGAGCGCAGCAGCCCGGGCAGGATCGGCATCACGATCCCGACGCCGATCGCGTCGAGCAGGACCGTGGCCAGGATGGCAATCAGGGATGGATTCAAGAGCGTGACTCTATCGGTGATAGAGTAGCGATTATTCCACAGCTTTCCCTATCGGTGATAGAGATGAAGGACACAGGGGCGCGGCTGACGCGCGACACGGTATTGCGCGCGGCGCTTGACCTGCTCGACGAAGTCGGTATCGACGGGTTGTCGACGCGGAAACTCGCCGAGCGGCTCGGCGTGCAGTCGCCGACGCTTTACTGGCATTTCAAGAACAAGGGCGAACTGCTCGACGCGATGGCCGAGGCGATCATGCTCGAGCGTCACGATGCGTCGCTGCCGCGGCCGGGCGAAGCGTGGGATGCGTGGCTTTTGGACAACGCGCGCAGTTTTCGTCGTGCGCTGCTGGCCTATCGCGACGGCGCGCGCCTGCATGCCGGGACGCGGCCGCGCGCACTGCATTTCGGCTCGATCGAACGCAAGGTCGCGCTGCTCGGCGACGCGGGTTTCGCGCCGGACGAGGCGGTCGACGTGATGTATGCGCTGGGCCGCTTCGTGGTCGGATGGGTGCTGGAAGAGCAGGCGGAACCGGACGGCGACGCCGATGCACCGCTGCCGGACGCGGCCGAGTATCCGCTGCTCGCGAAGGGTTGGGCCGCGCTGCGCGCGCGCAGCGGCGACGAGGCGTTCGAGCGTGGCGTTGCGTTGATCGTCGACGGCGCCCGTGCGCGCCTGGCAGCGCGCAAGCGCGGCTGACGCGGTCAGCCCGGCGTGCGGCCGTCGAGCACGCGTTCGAGCGCGTCGAGTGCGCGGGCCGTCGAGTCCGGCGCGATGCAGTCGACGACAATCCGCTCCGGCATCGCGCGCAGCCAGGTGATCTGGCGCTTGCAGAGCTGGCGCGTTGCGAAGATGCCCTTGTCGCGCATCGTCCGGTAGTCGGTATCGCCGTCGAGGAATTCCCACGCTTGCCGGTAGCCGACGCAGCGCATCGACGGCAGATCGGGATGGAGGTCCTCGCGACGACGCAGCCGTTCGACTTCGTCGATGAAGCCCGCGTCGAGCATCGCATCGAAGCGCTGTTCGATCCGTTTGTGCAGTACTGCGCGATCCGACGGTTCGAGCGCGACCGGCACGAAGCGGTAAGCGGCGGCCGCATCGTCGGTGCGGCGCGGCGCGGCAAGCAGCACCGACATCGGCTGCCCGCTCAGCATGAACACTTCGAGCGCACGCTGGATCCGCTGCGAATCGTTTGGCGCGAGTCGCGCGGCCGTGTCGGGATCGACCTGCGCGAGCCGCGCGTGCAGCGCGGGCCAGCCATCGCGCTCGGCTTCGGCATCGAGCATTGCGCGCACGTCCGGATCAGCGCCCGGCAGGTCGTTGAGCCCCTGCGTCAGCGCCTTGTAGTACAGCATCGTGCCGCCCGCGAGCAGCGGCGTGCGGCCGCGCGCGGCGATCTCGCCGATCAGGCGCAACGTGTCCGCGCGGAAACTCGCGGCCGAATACGCGTCGGCCGGATCGATGATGTCGATCAGGTGATGCGGCACGCTCGCGCGCTCGTCGCGCGACGGTTTCGCGGTGCCGATATCCATGTCGCGGTAGACGAGCGCCGAATCGACGCTGACGATCTCGATCGGGCGGCGCGCGGTGAGCGCCAGCGCCGCGGCCGTCTTGCCCGATGCGGTGGGGCCGAGCAGGCAGGCGATCGTCGTCGGGCTGGGGTTGGCGTGCTGTGCTGCGCTCATTGTCCGCGCATGAAGAGGCGGTCGAGATCGTTCAGCGTGAGCTGATACCACGTCGGCCGGCCGTGATTGCACTGGTCCGCGCGTTCGGTCGCTTCCATCTGCCGCAGCAGCCCGTTCATCTCGTCGAGCGTCAGGCGCCGGTTCGCGCGCACCGCATGGTGACACGCGAGCGTGCCGAGCAGTTCGTGCTGACGCTCGGTGAGCACGCGCGAGCCGCCGAACGCGTGCAGGTCGGCGAGCACCGCGCGCGCGAGCGATTGCAGGTCGGCATCCTTCAGCAGCGCCGGGACCGCGCGGATCGCGAGCGTCGTCGGCGACAGCACCGCCAGGTCGAAGCCGAGCGATTCGAGCGTGTCGCGCTCTTCCTCGACCGTACCGATCTCGACCGGCGTGGCCGTCATCGAGATCGGCAGCAGCAGCGCCTGCACGGCGACCGAGCGGTCGGCAAGCGCGTTCTTGAACTGTTCGTACAGGATCCGCTCGTGCGCCGCGTGCATGTCGACGATCACGAGGCCGTGCGCATTTTGTGCGAGCACGTAAATGCCGTGGATCTGGCCCAGCGCGAAGCCGAGCGGCTGCTCGTCGTGCGTGGTCGCAGCGATCGGCGACGCGGTGAAGCCCGACAGCGGTGCGATCGGCGCGTCGGCCGAATCGCGTGCGAGGGTCGTCGTGCCGTCCGGCGTGCCCGCGCCCGTGTCCTTGCGGCCGAACAGCGCGTCATAGAGCGCGAGCGGCTGCGCAACGGGCAGCGTACCCTGGGTCATCCGCGCCTGGCGCATCCACGTGTTGCCCGACGACGAGGACGACGACGGCGACGAGAAGCCGCTACCGCCGCTGCCGGTTGCGTGGCCCTGGCTCTGCCCGAGCGGTGTGTCCAGGAACGAAGCGGGCCCGCGCGGTGCCGGTGAGAGTTGCGCGGCATGGCCGCCCCCCGTGGTTTCCGGCGACGCGCCCGCGTGGCGCGCCAACGCGCGCTGAACCGCATGGAAAACATATTGGTGGATCGAGCGCGAATCGCGGAAGCGCACCTCGATCTTCGACGGGTGCACGTTCACGTCGACGGCTTCGGGAGGAAGGTCAAGAAACAGCACATACGACGGGTAGCGGTCGCCGTGCAGCACGTCCTCGTAGGCCGCGCGCACTGCGTGCGTCAGCAGCTTGTCGCGCACGAAGCGGCCGTTGACGAAGAAGTATTGCTGGTCGGCGCGACCGCGGCTCGCGGTCGGCAGGCCGGCGCAGCCGTAGACCGCGAGCGGGCCGGCCTGCTCGTCGAGCGGCAGGTGCGCGGTCGCGAAGCTGTCGCCGAGGATCTTCGCGACGCGCTGCGCCGGCTCGGTCGCATTCCAGTGCTCGACCGCCTTGCCGTTGTGCAGCACCGAGATCGCGACGTCCGGCCGCGCGAGCGCCGCGCGGCGAATCATTTCCAGGCAGTGGCCGAACTCGGTCTGCTCGCTCTTCAGGAACTTGCGCCGCGCGGGCGTGTTGAAGTACAGCTCGCGCACCTCGATCGTCGTGCCGGTCGCGCCGGCGGCCGGCGACAGCACGCCCGTCTGCGCGTCGATCTTCATCGCATGCGCGGCCTCGGCCGTCCGGCTCGTGATCGACATCTCGGCGACCGACGCGATCGACGCGAGCGCTTCGCCGCGGAACCCGAGCGTCGCGACCGCCTCGAGCTCCTCGAGCGAGCGGATCTTGCTGGTGGCATGGCGCATCAGTGCGAGCGCCAGCTCGTCCGGCGGAATCCCGCAACCATCGTCGGTTATCGAGATGCGCTTGACGCCGCCTTCTTCCAGCACGATGCGCAGCGTGCTGGCGCCGGCGTCCATCGCGTTTTCGAGCAGCTCCTTGACGACCGACGCCGGGCGTTCGACGACCTCGCCGGCGGCGATCTGGCTGATCAGCTGGTCGGGCAGGGGCTGGATCGCGCGCAGCGGGCGCGGAGCAGGGGCGGGCGCGGCGCCCGCGGCCGTTTCGGTGATATCGGACATGGCCGAATTATAACGAGGCGGCGAATGCGTGCCGGGGCGACCGGCGGTTACGTTTTTTCACGGAGCCTTAAGGTAGTTTCGGTATCATGGGTCCGTAACACGCCCGGCCTTGACCGGTGGGCGCTTCAGCCTTTTTCGGCCGTTCCGGCCCTATCGCCTTCGAGGAATCGCATTTGGATACGCTGCTTCATTTCGTCAACCTTGTCCTGCATATCGACGCTTTCCTCGGCGATTTCATCCGGCAGTACGGCGCGTGGGTCTATCTCGTGCTGTTCCTGATCGTGTTCTGCGAGACGGGGCTAGTCGTGTTTCCGTTCCTGCCCGGCGATTCGCTGCTGTTCATCGGCGGCGCGTTCGCGGCGACCGGCGAGATGAATGTCGGCCTGCTGATCGTGCTGCTGCTCGTCGCGGCGATTTCCGGCAACACGGTGAACTACATGATCGGCCGCTGGATCGGCCCGAAGGTGTTCAATACGCATATCCCGGTGCTCGAGCGCTTCCTCGATCGCGCCGCGCTGCAGAAGACCCACTCGTTCTACGACAAGCACGGCGGCAAGACGATCGTGCTCGCACGCTTCATTCCGGTCGTGCGGACGTTCGCGCCGTTCGTCGCGGGTGCGTCGTCGATGAGCGCCACGCGCTTCCAGCTCTTCAACGTGATCGGTGCGCTGGTGTGGGTGCTGCTGCTCGTGCTGCTCGGCTATTTCTTCGGCAACATCCCGTTCATCCGCCAGTACCTGAACGTGATCGTGCTGGTCGGGATCGGGGCGGCGGTTGTGCCGGTTGCGCTGGGTGCGGTGTGGAAGCTGGTGCGGGGGAAGCAGTCGGATAATGCGCCGAAGGCGGGCGGGCGTTGAGCAGGAGCGTTTCGTTCTCGTCTCGGTGCAGTAAAAAAAGCGTGGCGGCTGCCACGCTTTTTTTTCGTCCGGTGCCGCCGTTACGCGTTGCGATGCGAGATCGGGGTTTCGGGCGTCGGGTATTGCGCGTCGCGGAACGTCTCGATGATCACGCGGTTGGTGTCGCAATACACCTGCCAGTAGTTCTCGGGTGCCGTGGACGGGCGCACGAACAGCAGCGGGCCTTCCGGCGTGAACTGCAGCACGCCGACGTCCGGCGCCGGGGTGGTCAGCACGTTCGGGATCTGCTGGATCGACGTCTTCAGGCGGTTGATCGCGTCGACCGCATCGACGCTGTTCGCGATCTTCGCGGTCAGGTCGACGCGGCGGTGCGGCGTGGCACTGTAGTTCGCGATGTTGTCCGAGAAGATCTTGTTGTTGCCGACGATCGTCACGATGTTGTCGGCGGTGACGATCGTCGTGCCGAACAGGCCGAGCTCCTTCACCGTACCCGTGACGCCGCCTGCGCTGATCACGTCGCCGATCTTGAACGGGCGCAGCACCTGCATGAACACGCCTGCGGCGAAATGCGCGAGCAGGCCGCCCCAGGCGGTGCCGATCGCGAGGCCGAGGCCGGCGAGCAACGCGGCGAACGAGGTCGTCTGAACGCCGAAGATCTGCAGGATCGCGAGGATCAGCAGGATCGTCAGCAGCACGCCGACGACGGACGTCAGGTAGTCGGTCAGTGTCGGGTCGACCTTGCCGCTGCGGCGCACGACCTTGCCGAGCAGGCGCGTGCCGATGCGGATCGCCCAGCGGCCGATGAACCACAACACGATCGCGGCGAGGAGGTTGAGGCCGAAGTCGAGACCGCGGGTCATCAGGAATTGCTGGGCTGTGGCGAGATCGATCATGCGTTCTCCGAAGTCAGGGGTAGAAAGGCCGGCGCATGCACCGGATGGGTGGCGCTTTTATAACCTGACCTGGGAGGGGCGGGCAACCGGGCTGACATTGGTTGACGTAATGAAAAACGGGCAGGACGCGTGTGCGTGCTGGCAGCGGCGGGCGCCGGTCCCATGCAAAATGACATCTGAACCGGGTCGAGTAGAAGATGCTTGACGATTCCGTGAGTGCTTATGTCGTCAGGCAGCGGACGTACCGATCGTCGTTAGCGTATCGTTCGATCGCGAAAATATTGCCGCCCCTGCCACCCGGCATAACGTATCGCGTTGCGCGTCCAGCGTATTGCCTTGACGAGCGGGCGGGCGCGGTTTCCGCGTATTTTCTCAAGCGGCCGAGCTGCATCCGGTGCGAGTTGCCGGGCGATTGCTTCAGGCGTTGTGAACAACGAGAGCTGCCAGTCCCAATAAATGGCGTAACGGAGCAGCACTCCCGCCGTCAGCATGTCGAGCGATAGTCGGCGTTCGCGCCACGGCTGTTCCAGCGCATCGTGCGTCAGCCCCCAGCCAGCATAAAAGGGCAGACCATAGGTATGGACTTCCTTCCCACGCATCAATGCATCGAAGCCGGCGAGCGACGAGAGCGTATGCAACTCGTCCGTCACGTCGATCAGCGAAATGAGATCCGCGTCCGCATCGACGATGTCCGCAAGGTGTTCTGCATCGACGAGCCCGGCGCGATTGCCGGACAGTACGTCCGGATGCGGTTTGTAAATGATGAATGCGTCCGGTCGGCGAGCACGCACTTCCTTTAACAAGGCTTCCGATGTGGCTATCGTGCCGGTTCCCAGTCGGATCGACGCGTCGTCCGCAACCTGGCCGGCGACGAGTACTACACGCTTGTCATGAGGGATGTGCCATGTCGGCGCCTGGCGGCCGAGATTGTATTTCGTGAGGCCGAGCCGCACGATGTCCTGCCTGAGTGCTGCCGCGCGCCGCAATTCCGCTTCGTCGAACGTGGTCTGGTTAAGGATGACGGTCAGGTCGCTCGGACGACTCGCGTCGAAATACAGGCCGCGGCGGTCGATGACCTGGCTGCACGGTGGCGACATGTCGGAGCCGAGTCCTGTCGAATGGATAAAGCCGTCTTCGATCCGGACATGGGCGACGCCGGCGGGCAGGCCTTCGGCTGACCGCCCCCCCCATATCGCCGCGTGTTCGTCGGTGTGGGCGTCGCGCGGATCTGCGATCCAGCGCAACGTTCCGCCTCCCGCCGACAGGTAGGGCGTGGCGTAAGGCCGCTTCCACCACTGGAAGCGCACGCCGGCCACTTGGCTGAGATCCCTGTATCGGTCGGCTACGGCGTGCTGCAGCTCGACGCAGTCGAGTGCAGTATCGAGCGTGCCTTGTGTGCCGTGTGCCGGGTCAAGGTAGCGCGCGAGCTGAAGGAACGCGGCATCGAATAACGCTGATGCCGAGGGCCGCGCACGGCGCTCTGGCATGGCGGTGTGGTCATGCGTCAGTCCCCAGCCTGCGTAGTAGGGCGTGCCGAACACATGAACAGGGACGCCGGCCAGAAGCGCCGCCATCCCCTCAGATGCACCCACGACATGGACGGCGTCGGCGCGCCGCAGCACGTCCCGCAAGGAATGCGCGACGTCGAGAATCCTTGCATTCCCGTGCAGTTGCGTTTTCGTCGAAAGCCAGTTGCCAGCACCTGCATCGGCGGAACGCAAGATCCAAAGGTCTGCATCGCGGTGCACCGCACGCGCTGCATCCGCCATTGCAGCAAAATTCTTTCGGCGGAGTGTTGCCGGCGTGCAGATATCGGTATGCGACGTTTCGCGTTCATCGATCAGCACAATGCGTTTGCCACCACCGGATTCGTGCCATGCATCCGGCAATTCGGCTAGCTGATGGCGAACGTGCAACGCGTCGCTGTCGAGCACGCGGCGCATCAGGTCGCGACATCGCCTGTCTGTGTCGGTGACAGGCGTGGCCGCCAGCAGGCCTTCGAGTGCGGCGACCAGTCCACCGCGCGCAACCAGATCCGACGGAACGCAGAACCACGAAAGAGGCGGAGCGTGAGTTGCGTGCCGGGCGAAGATCGGACCGGGGCATGCAGGGTACACGGTACGTCCGATCGACGCGGACGTTCGGGCAAGCGCGACGCCAAGCCACGAATCGATCCACACGAACGGCGAC is from Burkholderia sp. HI2500 and encodes:
- a CDS encoding DedA family protein, giving the protein MDTLLHFVNLVLHIDAFLGDFIRQYGAWVYLVLFLIVFCETGLVVFPFLPGDSLLFIGGAFAATGEMNVGLLIVLLLVAAISGNTVNYMIGRWIGPKVFNTHIPVLERFLDRAALQKTHSFYDKHGGKTIVLARFIPVVRTFAPFVAGASSMSATRFQLFNVIGALVWVLLLVLLGYFFGNIPFIRQYLNVIVLVGIGAAVVPVALGAVWKLVRGKQSDNAPKAGGR
- a CDS encoding mechanosensitive ion channel family protein, which codes for MIDLATAQQFLMTRGLDFGLNLLAAIVLWFIGRWAIRIGTRLLGKVVRRSGKVDPTLTDYLTSVVGVLLTILLILAILQIFGVQTTSFAALLAGLGLAIGTAWGGLLAHFAAGVFMQVLRPFKIGDVISAGGVTGTVKELGLFGTTIVTADNIVTIVGNNKIFSDNIANYSATPHRRVDLTAKIANSVDAVDAINRLKTSIQQIPNVLTTPAPDVGVLQFTPEGPLLFVRPSTAPENYWQVYCDTNRVIIETFRDAQYPTPETPISHRNA
- the miaA gene encoding tRNA (adenosine(37)-N6)-dimethylallyltransferase MiaA; this translates as MSAAQHANPSPTTIACLLGPTASGKTAAALALTARRPIEIVSVDSALVYRDMDIGTAKPSRDERASVPHHLIDIIDPADAYSAASFRADTLRLIGEIAARGRTPLLAGGTMLYYKALTQGLNDLPGADPDVRAMLDAEAERDGWPALHARLAQVDPDTAARLAPNDSQRIQRALEVFMLSGQPMSVLLAAPRRTDDAAAAYRFVPVALEPSDRAVLHKRIEQRFDAMLDAGFIDEVERLRRREDLHPDLPSMRCVGYRQAWEFLDGDTDYRTMRDKGIFATRQLCKRQITWLRAMPERIVVDCIAPDSTARALDALERVLDGRTPG
- the tetR gene encoding tetracycline resistance transcriptional repressor TetR, giving the protein MKDTGARLTRDTVLRAALDLLDEVGIDGLSTRKLAERLGVQSPTLYWHFKNKGELLDAMAEAIMLERHDASLPRPGEAWDAWLLDNARSFRRALLAYRDGARLHAGTRPRALHFGSIERKVALLGDAGFAPDEAVDVMYALGRFVVGWVLEEQAEPDGDADAPLPDAAEYPLLAKGWAALRARSGDEAFERGVALIVDGARARLAARKRG
- the tet gene encoding Tet(A)/Tet(B)/Tet(C) family tetracycline efflux MFS transporter produces the protein MNPSLIAILATVLLDAIGVGIVMPILPGLLRSLADAGSTDTHYGILLALYAFAQFLCAPLLGALSDRFGRRPVLLASLAGAALDYLLMALAPTLAWLYVGRLIAGITGANVAVATAYVTDVTAEPDRARRFGQLGAMMGIGFIAGPLIGGLLGALHLRAPFVAAAVLNALNLVLVWRALPESRPRSAREGHAVGALNPFASLRQLTGTPALAPLIGIYVIVALVSQAPATLWILYGQEHFGWSTPIAGLSLAGYGACHALAQAFAIGPLIARLGERRALALGLAGDALGLAAIAFATAAWVPFALLPLFAAGGMTLPALQAMLARQVDDARQGELQGALASVASLIGVAGPLVVTATYAATRATWPGLVWAAAALLYLLVPPLLAGARPAGATRPSA
- a CDS encoding capsular polysaccharide biosynthesis protein, whose translation is MTSESRSFDASATARGKRMIGWLTGKSPFVWIDSWLGVALARTSASIGRTVYPACPGPIFARHATHAPPLSWFCVPSDLVARGGLVAALEGLLAATPVTDTDRRCRDLMRRVLDSDALHVRHQLAELPDAWHESGGGKRIVLIDERETSHTDICTPATLRRKNFAAMADAARAVHRDADLWILRSADAGAGNWLSTKTQLHGNARILDVAHSLRDVLRRADAVHVVGASEGMAALLAGVPVHVFGTPYYAGWGLTHDHTAMPERRARPSASALFDAAFLQLARYLDPAHGTQGTLDTALDCVELQHAVADRYRDLSQVAGVRFQWWKRPYATPYLSAGGGTLRWIADPRDAHTDEHAAIWGGRSAEGLPAGVAHVRIEDGFIHSTGLGSDMSPPCSQVIDRRGLYFDASRPSDLTVILNQTTFDEAELRRAAALRQDIVRLGLTKYNLGRQAPTWHIPHDKRVVLVAGQVADDASIRLGTGTIATSEALLKEVRARRPDAFIIYKPHPDVLSGNRAGLVDAEHLADIVDADADLISLIDVTDELHTLSSLAGFDALMRGKEVHTYGLPFYAGWGLTHDALEQPWRERRLSLDMLTAGVLLRYAIYWDWQLSLFTTPEAIARQLAPDAARPLEKIRGNRARPLVKAIRWTRNAIRYAGWQGRQYFRDRTIR
- the mutL gene encoding DNA mismatch repair endonuclease MutL; translated protein: MSDITETAAGAAPAPAPRPLRAIQPLPDQLISQIAAGEVVERPASVVKELLENAMDAGASTLRIVLEEGGVKRISITDDGCGIPPDELALALMRHATSKIRSLEELEAVATLGFRGEALASIASVAEMSITSRTAEAAHAMKIDAQTGVLSPAAGATGTTIEVRELYFNTPARRKFLKSEQTEFGHCLEMIRRAALARPDVAISVLHNGKAVEHWNATEPAQRVAKILGDSFATAHLPLDEQAGPLAVYGCAGLPTASRGRADQQYFFVNGRFVRDKLLTHAVRAAYEDVLHGDRYPSYVLFLDLPPEAVDVNVHPSKIEVRFRDSRSIHQYVFHAVQRALARHAGASPETTGGGHAAQLSPAPRGPASFLDTPLGQSQGHATGSGGSGFSSPSSSSSSGNTWMRQARMTQGTLPVAQPLALYDALFGRKDTGAGTPDGTTTLARDSADAPIAPLSGFTASPIAATTHDEQPLGFALGQIHGIYVLAQNAHGLVIVDMHAAHERILYEQFKNALADRSVAVQALLLPISMTATPVEIGTVEEERDTLESLGFDLAVLSPTTLAIRAVPALLKDADLQSLARAVLADLHAFGGSRVLTERQHELLGTLACHHAVRANRRLTLDEMNGLLRQMEATERADQCNHGRPTWYQLTLNDLDRLFMRGQ
- a CDS encoding YybH family protein, giving the protein MTEDERAIRELVDNWFVSSRRGDLATVLDLIADDAIFMVAGKPPFDKAAFAAASRDANAGGGNAATIDGRYRIDELRVLGDWAYMRNFIEIEATPPGGETIRRSGHTLTIFRKADGRWQLVRDANLVTLAQ